The Humulus lupulus chromosome 7, drHumLupu1.1, whole genome shotgun sequence region tatttggggtcacaattgtaaatataaaaatgtgTAATGGGTCATTATATAAATAAGTCAAATTTATGTGGtctattttttaataaagtttatgACTTAAGGGCATGATTGTCATGATTTTTATATGTGGATACCATTGAGACAATTTCTgatttgatgaggggccaaattagaaatagtaaataaattattaattactgTTTTTCCAGTTATTAATAAAGAGGTAGGTCCCCAGTTTTGCATCGCTTCACATATCGTATTCTTGAATCCCCATCATCAAGAAACTCAGGTTCCAGAGAAAAACTTTGATGCAAAGATTGGAAGATCATACCGTTCAAAATCGATTCTATGGACTCCGGTACGCTTCCGCTAATCTTTGATTCTATAGTTAGATTTCTCATGAATTAATTAGGGTTAAATTCAGATTATAGTATTCTAACAGAATTAACTCTTAACTAtttcttaaaattatttttacCAGTTCAATTACTTATTTTGCTATTTTATTGTTCTACATTATTTGTTATCTTCTTTTAAACTTTACAATCCCATTTTCATTATTGTTTctaattttgaataataaattgaataatagttctCGTAGGTTCAACCTGTATTTATCATTATGCTAAGTaattggtaatattaaaaataaaatatttagtaaATTTGATATGACATACGACACACATCATTtgattttggtttaagtttttttaattaattataattttaagatATTAGGACCTAAAGTATTGTTAAATATATTTTAgtatttaattatgttaaaaaattatgtaaatatgtgaattgatttaattattttgaattaaaatattttttaattactttttctattttaaaatatttttattttaaattacacaCGTGACGCTGAGTGACTAATACACGTCAGCTAGTAAATGACCACATTAGTATTTCGTTAGACACATTGGACGGAAGCACCACATTACAATACTGTGAATATTTCAAAGATAATGTTTAACTGTCATGTATAAGTCATTATTCGGGTTGACAAAAATCATAAATAACCTTAACTAAATATCATATTGAGGGAagtctttatttttttatttgtcgataaaaatggaaaaaaaaacccAAGTAATGGAATAACTTTTGGAAAGAAATTGCGATTCATGTATGTAAAAGCTAAAACAAACAATGGAATTCAAATCTAGATAATTGAAGTCTTGTTTCTATTCAAGTTCACTCTGGCAGTGACTGAAATTTTTGGCCTAACTTCATTGTACAGATTAGACTATCTACTAAAGTATCAGTGAACTAAAACAGCCTTTAGAAAACTCATAGGTTGtgattaaagaaaaaaatattttgtacACCTTACTTTTTGAAAGCAAAATAAACAGtctttccatttttatttattacaCTGCTCATATATTCTACCAGGTTTCCATTAACCCAACATAAAAAAGTATGGCCCAATTGGCCACTACCTCATGGTAttcttttatttagtttttatttttattttttatctttcTAACTATTCTTTTATTCTTATAACAGTAAAAACATACAATCgaaattaaaatcatttcaacATTTTTTCTTGGACACATCCCATAATAAAATGATCCCAATGAGTTTTGTTGTATATATAATAGCCAAATCGTTCTTGTTGCACTACAAATAAAGAGGCATTGGCACCAACCTGTCCCACAAACGCCTCATGAAAACAGACAAGAAGCATCAAACATCCTTTCCTTAATTCTTTTCACCAAAACCAAAGGTTGTCGCACACACACACTTGTACACATATATATAGATTTATCTTAAAATggtacacacacacacatatatatatatatatatataaatttttattaagaCATCATCAGCTTGACCCATGTACAACTTGTTCAATATTTTGTTAAGAATAATGCTCTCAAATTCATGCACTTTAAACCATGAATTTAAATTTGTAAGATTCCATTTAAGTTTTTTTCATCAACATATCATCATTATTTGTTTGTTGATTCAGGTTTCGATGTGTGTTTTGAGTGGTCATATATTGTACTAATGTCCCCGGTGTTGCTATATTGTCCATAAACTAAAAGAAAGACCCCACTTCATTGTTAGTAGTAGTGAAGTTGGTTTAATTATTAACAACTCTTTTTTTGCACACAAATTGCGCTCTTAGAATTCAAAAAATCCAAATTGATATATTTATATCCATGAAAATTATGCTTGCTTAGACAATTGAAATGAAAGAAAGACAGCCAAGCTTATGGAATAGTTTAGCTGTGGTCATAGtcaattgctttttttttttttttttttttttttaaatgttgtccTACTTTTACTCCTATTAAGAGAAACTCTTCATGTGTACTAATTATAATGATCATGACGGGTAACTGCATATAAAGAAGAAACTTATTAATTTAATGACATCATCTGTATTAATTAGCTAATCTCTTAACAAACATCTTATTACTCACCACATACTAAAATGGCCGCTTTATAGGCCctgaattaaatatattttatctgAAACTTAAGAAGGAAATCTAAATCTTCATAATATTACATCTTTTGTAATTAAGTacacttaaaaaaatatcaaTGCAAAATTCAATTAAGAATGATCATGAAATTAAACAAACTATAttgatttgaaataaattaaagtTAAGATGACCATGGTCCATGGCCAGTGTTGTCTATAAATAGCATAGTTCGGTTTATCCCTTTGCTGTTGGTTTCTTCATCTGGTCCATGCCACTTTTTCTCATATTTATCTAATTAAGACAACTATGAATATAATGAACACTAACCATAAGTCATATATTTTTGGTCAGAAAGTTGGTTAATGTTTCAATCCCAATTATatatatctattatatataaaaagtgtgtagataacgaaaattttttattttaacggttttttttttttttttttatgttaactttaatggaatattcttatatctaacagaatattcttatatttaacggtagtttgtaaacatctcttaaacttaaattaaattagataaataattaaaaaaattaagataagatatttttttagatattttacaatgataattatttaaaaataataaataattaaacaaattaaaatatgatatttttgagatattttacaatcataattatttaaaaataataaatgattaaataaattaaaatataatattttttagatattctacaacgataattatttaaaaataataaaatcatacattttataacttaaataaaatttaattaaacttaaactcacttattagaataatatcatattaaatatataatataatctaatgtgaattagtaacaaatttctttttttttttaaaaaaaaaaaactagctagaaacttaaatttaaaatacatgtataatatttaatattacattaaacatataatatataatctcttgttgtcactcccaaattcaaaaactaaaacaaacataaacttaaacaaaaataaataaattatttaattaaaataaaatatttatttcaaaatttatatgacattaatataaatttaataaaaataattaataaattctataaataaaactaagcaaacgtgcatattgcacgttgtttgtatctagtatatataaatatatatatatatatatatataaatccatAACTAATAGGCTGCTCTTTAACAAGTCCGCCccatattataataatttttttttagggatgctatatatatatatatataatatacaactaatttaatgtttaatattttgtaaaGTTGTAATAAGTTATTGTTGAGTACCCGTTATAACCTCATCGAACAGAAAAAAAGCATCAATGCAACAAAGGAATTTGTTCTAAAATTTCCCTCATTCCAGTATTAGCATATTTTGGCATATTGGCCattttctcttgaccttttaatcAAATGAGATCTAGTTGGCTGGTTCCCTTTTACGTCAAGTAATCTCTATTGTTACGTGAACTTTCAATTTCTTCCAAACTTGCTGTTTCAAAACaagaaatatttatatatatatatatatacattttttatatcATATAGTAACAAAACCCATCTTCCATTTACATAAGTGAGTCCAAACTCTTGCCATTTTCCAGTAAAATAAACGAATCCACAACATATAGCTGAATAAGGTAATTGTGctaaaaaataaatgataaatataGATTTCTAGAGTAtcatttttttgtaaaataatttatcTTAAATTTTACTAACAAAATAGCACTATCATCGATACGCgtaaattattttgtaaaatatcaCTAAGCAACGAACTAGCTTGCAAAATCTATTATTTGAAAAGGATTTATTTTGGTACTCAGAAGCATAATATCTAatttagaaaaagaaaagaaaaaaaaaactttaaactttaaaaacAAAGTTGAAGATGTGGTCCCATTGTTGGCAATTCCAAACTTGTATCAGCTGGCAACTCAACAAGGTGAGAACATTTAATAATACCATGCCATGTATGAGTATGACTAACCAGTAATTACTAACTAGGCTCTTGTAAttgcacaaatatatatatatatatatatatatatataacacatatatatCTCCTCCCTTCTCTTGTACACATTTCACTAATTTTCGTTtcatataaaaacaaataaaaataaaaaatatcactttttccAGCTTTCTTGGGATGGATTGAAGCATTTAATATGCTAATAgtactttttttttcaaaaaaaaaagagagagaagagagaatagAGTACTACTTTCTTTGTTTTTGTCAATCTGGCATGTGGGCCAACCTATCCAGTTTCTCAAACACAGCCATTTAAATTCCAAAGTTTCACGTGCTCTTTAACTACAAATACAAAGTCATGTGCCTatcgtttattttttttaatacccATTAATAAACTTATAAATATATTACTTTTGATTTCTAGGTTGTTTTGATTATAAACAACATAACATGCATAGCTTAATCCAATCAATTATTGGAGCGAGAATATGTACTTTGTCGGCataattatatatacataaacatatacgtgtaacatgtatacaaatattttgcatttttatatatattttttgtttagcTTTTGATTAATTAGGACACCAAAGaccatgataattattttggTTGAGAATTTGTAAGAAGTTCAACTAGCTAATCATGTTGCTTATTCATCATTATATAAGGAGAAAAAGTTGTCAACGTTAATTAAttctgctctctctctctctctatacttATATATTCTTATATTTATAAGATACTGttgctatatatatatttgttacgAATCAGCAGAAGACTTTGGATTATATGACTCgacaaaattatatttttatttataatataatgtgtcGGTTAGAGTCAGATCTTAGCTAGcgctaaatatatatttatatatatagggtcaaaattttaatttttaaaatttttaagcacaaaaaaaaaataataaacacgtttgataatttttatttttattttttgtttaacaatatgaagtgttaatttgaagaagagaaaaaaaaaaaattaaaaactatttaaaaaaattttgaaagtgaaaaaattctattttcaaattttaattaaaattttaaaaaataataaataaaaacaaacatatttttttgtttaattattaaatttttaattaattaaattttttttttttttttttaagtattaccaAACAACACCACCGTAACTTTTAGAAATTGTGGTACCATGATTTTGCGAGTTAATCAATAAGTGTTATCATTAATCAAGAATCGTTGCCTAAGTCATATAAAATACAACGAAATAGTATATATAATTCaaaaaaagtgtaaaataaaCTGAGGGAAAATAAAAGGTCACCAATTTGGACGactaaattttaattttgtatttataaAATCTGAGGAAGTATGAAACTGATATAATAAGGTTTGGCTTTGGTTGAACTAATTAAAACTGACGATTGACCAAACCCAGTTGAGGAGGCTTTGTATAGTTCGCTTGTTGGTGATACATCACATTGTGATATATTCAGAGATTTTGgttgttaaataattaaattaatctcttttattacaagtacatatatgtatatatatatatatactatatacaaTCAACGTGCATATTACaattacttaattttatttatagaatttattaattatttttattaaatttatattaatgtcatataaattttgaaataaatattatattttaattaaataatttatttatttttgtttaagtttatgtttgttatagtttttgaatttgagagtgacaacaagaaattatttattatatgtttaatgtaatattaaatattatatgtgaattttaaatttaagtttattgctagtttttaaaaaaaaaaaaattgttgctaattcacagtagattatattatatgtttaatatgatattattataataagtgagtttaaatttaattaatttttatttaagttataaaacgtataattttattatttttaaataattattattataaaatatctcaaaaatatcatattttaaattgtttagtgatttattattttaaaataattatcattgtaaaatatctgaaaaatatcatattttaatttgtttaattatttattatttttaagtaattatcattataaaatatctcaaaaatttcctattttaattatttatgttattttatttaagtttaagtatttacaaactaccgttaaatatacgaatattctgttaaatataagaatattccgttaaaattaacattgaaaaaataaaaaccgttaaaactaagaatttccgttatctacacacttattatatagaagatatattatTATGTGCAAGCAATGTCCAATATAAATTTGTTcggttttatttaaaaaattgactaattatttttattaagtttttataattgtcatattaattttaaataaataaacaatattatatataaaaacgacataatcatattaaaagaaaaattaaacaaaaatattgtttatgatttttttataaaaaaaataatacgataactttttagatcacaaactaccctaTTTAAGGGGTCAAAACATTcattatattattcaaatcacacctcAATAATTGGAGAAGAAAATTGATTATtattaatagaatataaatgatattctaatttcttatttagttacataATCATACTATTTATACACATATGAGACTTATATATAATGCATTTATTATGTAtgatatattattgtaataataatattttataacatgtgaatttataatattataattattgaatATCTAGttgtgtattaaatattattataataatgatattttataatatttgaatttatattaatataattactaaatatttattataataaacttttataaaaattaaaattatatattacatgttatatattattataataataatatttataacatttgaatttatatcaatataattgttaaatatttagttttgtattatgtattattataatgatattttataacttttgaatttatttaatataattaataaatatctaatttgtattatatattattataataataatatttaaatttatattaatataattaataaatatattttttaatttatttagaaaatatattctattaaatatttagaaatttttgtatagaagagatattacaaAAATTATTATACATATAACAAAATTAAGTCTACATATATATTCTGATATTTCTACATACATGTacatattaaaatttttattatatatataatatatgatttgtttttgttaaaaaaattaagtCATTTCAATCACGTAACCAAGCTACTTTCTCTATAGACGCACTAACATTTTCTGATATAGGTTACGTAGTGGAGTCTTTTTTcacttaattaaatataaaaatatttgttttgTCAAAAACATATTTGTTTGGTAGAAAAAAATTGTCGAAAGAAAATTGAATTATCTTATTTATTACATTATTTAATTCCAGATTTTGTTCGTGAATCAGTATTAGTTATTAGCAGTAAATATAATtcgtctaattaatttttattataattattattaataaaaaagaattaaaataataaataaagaatttTGCGTGTTGATAACTCAATGCTCTTAGACATGTGTCCGTAACGACCACTGGCTAAACAATCGGCGACGGAATAGAAAGCTCGTGAAACTAAGAGTATGATTTAAGCCACTCAAATAATGCCACGTGTAACGATAACACCGTTTGTAATAGAAGAGAAAAAAGAACCATGCTTTTTTGGGCCAGTTCGCTATCCTCGTTTGACACGTGTTAAAAACACGTACATATACGCCACGTCGACACCCAGTTTAAGTTTAACCGTCGAACGTCCCAGTCTTTCTTCATCGCACCCAGGTTTTATGATTTTGACTTTTTTGACCCCTCAACTTAGGGCCCACGACGTCTTCCAATCCGGTCCCACCACCCACACATGACACACCCTCCCTCCTTATCCCCGAACTTAACGCCGTTAACTATCTCGCCTCTCCACCACCCACGTTACGTTACGGTCCTTGTTGCCCTCCCACCGTCAACGTTATCTTTCACGAATATTCCTCCCGTTTCAAATATCTTTTTTctcatttgttattttattttatagttttacGATAATGGTGACCAAAAAGTAACCAATAGAGACCCTCCCTTTTTCCACGTAGGATTATGAACCTATTTCCTACGTGGCAAATCCTCCAAACAAAAACAAGAGGACCACAAGTTTTGTAcccaattttttatttatctgtatttatttatttttaaatcgaAGAAAGAAAAAAGTGTGCTAACATGCTTATCGGGATAACTGCTCGAATACAAATACGTCTGCATTAGGGATAAAATGACGAATGTGACCCTCGTGGATCCTGTTCGAAGAACCTTTACCTTTTCTTTTTAGATCTGATGAAGAAGAGGGGGATCTTTCTCATCCCATAATAACAAGCAAagcatatatttttaatttacaataattaaataataaaaatataaatatttttagatCTGTTTATGTACACACGTGATAAATTAGTACAAGTCTACAACCGCTTATAAACTATCCAACATTATGTACGTTATATCTCCCCTGGTTCATTGTAACTTGTCCTTTTTCACTATGTACTTTCTACCACgtaatttataaattatatatatttttttgagaaaaaaatatatattgtactTACTAGTTACTAATaatctataaaatattattgactATGCTGTAACTTGTAATTAGTTTGGGTTCGATAACTTTCGTTACAGTTTTTTAAAGGTTTAATAAGGTCAAATCAGTATGTTAATAGGTCGGGGTTTGGTGGGCGGTTAAACTAATTAGGCAAAATTGGACCATTTTATTGCAATTAAagttaaaagagaaaaaaaaaagtaaaacttACCTCTACGTAGGGGAAAAAAAAACTGGGTTCTTTTTCTTGATAACCAAAAACTACCCATGGGGTTTTATATTGcgagttaaaatatttataaaagaaaaaacaaattgaaaataaaatgaaaagaataaaacAAATGGATATCCTTTTCTACCAATCCAAAATTATGGGgtgagaaacaaaaataaaaataaaagaaaaattgagaaataAATAAATAGCTCTCTTCGTGAATGAACGTTTTTCTCGATCAAGCGGACTTTAGGTGGCCACAAGATTCAGAGAAATTTCCACGTGTCAAGATCTTAAGGATATTAAGAATATGGGTGGGTCACTCGATACGAAGAACCGGTCTTTAGGTGGTTTAAAGAAACCTGCTATAGCCGGTTGGCCGGAATGAAATTACCTATAGGTCCTGTAAAGCAAAGGGGTCAATGGTATAAGAGTTGGGGGTTTAAGACAAGAGTTGGGTGGTTTTCAGAGGGTTTTGGCGATCAGATAGAGATTGAGATTGagttttttcttttaaaagaGAGCAGAGATCACAGAAAATGGTTTGCGTTTGAACCTTAAAAATTTGTCATTTTTGCTTTTCCGGGAAAACATGGGATAGGAAATTGAGTGGGAAAGTGGTTTTTTTGTTACATGATGGAGGGAAAATTCCTTATTCTCTGAATTGTCCGACAATCCCACGATCCTACATTCTCCTCACAATTTCTCTGAATTCTGTTTCCTCACTTTAAAGATTTGAGCTTTGGACGAAGTTCGTTGCCTAAAGGTGAGAATTTTGTGTTTCTCGTCGATTTCGCTTCCCGAATGATCGAAAAGCTTGCGTTTTTGTTTGTGGGTTTTGGGTTCTTGTGACGATGCTTGTCCTATAAACCCTGTTTGGTTCCCGAGAAACTGTGGTGGAAATGGAAGAGAAAAATGTGATTTGTTGGTGCAATTCAGCTCCATAACTCTGCCATGTCTTCAAATTCTGTGtgttttttccttaaaaaaaaccTCTAGTAATTTGACCGTCGTTTGTTTTCCATAGTTTATCTGGTTTTCACGGTTGATTCgtactttctccaaaattcagAGTTTTCTATGGATTTGATCCGAGATGGGTggttacataaatatatatatcttatttTCGTTGCTAAATTTCAAACAAGTTTGAGGGTATGATCTACTTTCTAATCATCTTATGATTTCTGGGGCTGGATGAAAAGAAGTTCAGGGTTTTTCTTTCGTGAGATTTTGGATCTCTGAaaattttggaatttttttattaaataaatcttTTGAATCCATTTTTGTCCAATTGTTACCCACCTTTTACCGTTCATGCCCAGAATTGTCACATAGATCTGTATCTCGCTCTGTTCTGTATTTTAGGGTTTTGCAGTGGTTTAAGGATTTTCCTTTCTTCTAGTTTCCCTCATTCTTTGCTATTTACACAATACTAGTTCGGATTATAAcaggttttttcttcttctaattaTATTGTTTGAGTTGATTTCCTTACAAATTAGTTTCTTCCATACCTAAATTGTTTTACTTAcctttttggtggattttttttttaatttgacaaTTGGGCTCTTGGGTTTATCTTCTATGAAATAATGCAACTTTTCTGTGTTGTATACTTTTTTCCCTCGTCATCACAATTTTCTTTTCTTACCTGGGTTGGCTTTGGTTGCTTTTTTATAGTCAGCTCATTTGGATCTGATAGAGTCATGGGGTTGAATTCTAGTTATTTCGTCTAGTTTGTGTTAATTTACATTTCTTTTAAAAGTTATAAGAGATAGAAGCGGGCTTCAAGCCTCATGGCCAGGACATTGTTTGAGATTCTGATGTTGTGCAAATTACCAGACTAAAAACGCAAAATTTATGAAAGTTTCAGATTGAATCTTAATTAAAACATGAATTATATACAATTTTTTATGGCTGAGGATGATCACTTTCCTTCCTCATTATACATTAAGCATTTAGTGAATAGAGGATTGGTATTATAAATGTACTAAGGCTTTTAGTTATTTTTGTCGGACTAATTGATTTGTGTCTTCATCATTatcttgttcttcttcttcttagtgCTCTATGTTTGCAGTTATGTTGATCGGACTAATTGATTTGTGTCATCCTTTTTTCAGGGTTTTTCATTTTGGACTTTGTGATCATAAGTGATTAGTGAAGGCCCTAGTCTAGTGAACAAACGTGCCCAGGAATGCTATCTCTTTGTGATTGATTAATATTGTGGTATGATTTCCCGATATGGTGTTGCAGAAGAGGTTAGACTATGGATTCAATGGTTATCAAGTACCTGCCATGCCTCGAGCTACTAGATCAGCTAGGGTATGTACAATCCACTATTTATATATCTTCTAATATTGTTTATATTGTTAATTTCACCACTGTCAAACATTAGTGATTCATATTGCCGCTTTTGTTGTGTATTTTAGAGGAGGGGTACAGTTAAAAAGAGAGTTGAAGAAAATCAAATGTGTGCATTTGACCTGCTGGCAACTGTAGCTGGTAATTTATTGCTCGAGAAAGAGAGTTCTCCCACTTCAAGTAATACATTGAATCAGAAAGACAAGTGCGTAATTGTTGATCAAGATGGGCATGATGGAAATGTGCCACTGAAGGTGGAACCTTGTGATCAAGGAACTCGGGACAGGAAACCTTTTGTTTCTGAGCATGAATCACAAGCTCCTAATGTAAACCACAGCTCGAAGGAGTCTTCATTTCCTAGAAATGATGATCATTCGAGCTTTACTTCTATAATGACAACTTCTAATTGCTCTGAGAGGTTAGTTGCTATAAATTCTGATACTAGCAAAATTAAGAATGAAGTAGGAAGTTTCTGTAGCCAAATAGAAGGCTTGTCTATGTACAGGGAGTCTGGTGGCTGTAAATTGGAAGGTGAAACTAAGACACTTGTAAAAGATGAGTCAAATAATACTGGAAAAGTGCTAATTGGCACTGCTGCTGATATGTGCAGTTCAGAGTATCCAACCGTCTTTAAGGGGAAACCTCTTGTATTGCCCAGTTCAGACTGTAGTGCGAAGGCACCTTTGTGCGGGGACCACATCCCGCAGACATCACTTCCCTCTACCAGGGATGATGTGAAAGTAGTTAGTAGAGATGATGACGAAAAATCCTCAGGGTGTACTCACCCTAGCACCACAACCAGGTACTTCAAACGAGCACCACGGATTGGAGACCGAAGGATAAGAAAAATATTGGCTTCTAAATATTGGAAAGTTGGGTCAAAGTATAAGGATGAGACACTTTCAAGTCCTGGTAAGTGGTTCCCCAGTATGTAAAAGGCCTCTGTTACGTACTATTGGAAATACTCTGCATGGTGCTTTGCACTTtctaacaataattttttttttgttgtatcttGCAGATGGCAATATTAAACCAAGTTACCGTAGTAGGAAAGACTGCTACAAACGCCAAAGGACTCAAATGACTGTTCCTTTCAAAAAGAGGAAACTTTTTGATCATAGCTCGGTCTGGGCATCTGATGGAGGTACTAATAGTGGAGGATTTTTTAACTCAATTGAGAAGAGCATTGGTGATGCCTCTGGTTCATGTACAAAAATGCAAGGAGGTCATTTTCAAAACCATTGGCTCTTCTTAATTGAATTTTAGAGCATATTAGTGTTTTGACACCTCGTCAGTCTACTAAGTCAAAGTCATTATACAGGGACTGGAACTTCTTGCTCAGTTGCTGGTCAACGAACATCATTCCAACGCAGGGATTCTCATGGTATGAGAACCTATGACGGAATGATTATTATTCTTTTGACTTGATTGGTTGACATTGAAAGAGGTTCTTATACGAAGGTGTATTTTTCTTTTACTCAGTGAAGCTAAGGATCAAGTCTTTCAGGGTGCCAGAGCTTTTTATTGAGA contains the following coding sequences:
- the LOC133791099 gene encoding telomere repeat-binding protein 5-like isoform X2, with amino-acid sequence MVLQKRLDYGFNGYQVPAMPRATRSARRRGTVKKRVEENQMCAFDLLATVAGNLLLEKESSPTSSNTLNQKDKCVIVDQDGHDGNVPLKVEPCDQGTRDRKPFVSEHESQAPNVNHSSKESSFPRNDDHSSFTSIMTTSNCSERLVAINSDTSKIKNEVGSFCSQIEGLSMYRESGGCKLEGETKTLVKDESNNTGKVLIGTAADMCSSEYPTVFKGKPLVLPSSDCSAKAPLCGDHIPQTSLPSTRDDVKVVSRDDDEKSSGCTHPSTTTRYFKRAPRIGDRRIRKILASKYWKVGSKYKDETLSSPDGNIKPSYRSRKDCYKRQRTQMTVPFKKRKLFDHSSVWASDGGTGTSCSVAGQRTSFQRRDSHVKLRIKSFRVPELFIEIPETATVGSLKRTVMDAVTAILGGGLHIGVLLQGKKVRDDNITLLQSGISHDKELDALGFTLEPNPPQSPPPLCSGDSPHLLPGDAPEILARYPLNQEIVDHVNANVLPEPRVANLSNFVESDHDSTPSPTDTSADKSTTDSKALVPIPEMNVEALSVVPALRKSKRSDMAQRRIRRPFSVTEVEALVQAVEKLGTGRWRDVKLRAFDNAKHRTYVDLKDKWKTLVHTARISPQQRRGEPVPQDLLDRVLTAHAHWSQQQAKQQLKQQPETCLLL
- the LOC133791099 gene encoding telomere repeat-binding protein 5-like isoform X3 — translated: MVLQKRLDYGFNGYQVPAMPRATRSARRRGTVKKRVEENQMCAFDLLATVAGNLLLEKESSPTSSNTLNQKDKCVIVDQDGHDGNVPLKVEPCDQGTRDRKPFVSEHESQAPNVNHSSKESSFPRNDDHSSFTSIMTTSNCSESSEYPTVFKGKPLVLPSSDCSAKAPLCGDHIPQTSLPSTRDDVKVVSRDDDEKSSGCTHPSTTTRYFKRAPRIGDRRIRKILASKYWKVGSKYKDETLSSPDGNIKPSYRSRKDCYKRQRTQMTVPFKKRKLFDHSSVWASDGGTNSGGFFNSIEKSIGDASGSCTKMQGGTGTSCSVAGQRTSFQRRDSHVKLRIKSFRVPELFIEIPETATVGSLKRTVMDAVTAILGGGLHIGVLLQGKKVRDDNITLLQSGISHDKELDALGFTLEPNPPQSPPPLCSGDSPHLLPGDAPEILARYPLNQEIVDHVNANVLPEPRVANLSNFVESDHDSTPSPTDTSADKSTTDSKALVPIPEMNVEALSVVPALRKSKRSDMAQRRIRRPFSVTEVEALVQAVEKLGTGRWRDVKLRAFDNAKHRTYVDLKDKWKTLVHTARISPQQRRGEPVPQDLLDRVLTAHAHWSQQQAKQQLKQQPETCLLL
- the LOC133791099 gene encoding telomere repeat-binding protein 5-like isoform X1, encoding MVLQKRLDYGFNGYQVPAMPRATRSARRRGTVKKRVEENQMCAFDLLATVAGNLLLEKESSPTSSNTLNQKDKCVIVDQDGHDGNVPLKVEPCDQGTRDRKPFVSEHESQAPNVNHSSKESSFPRNDDHSSFTSIMTTSNCSERLVAINSDTSKIKNEVGSFCSQIEGLSMYRESGGCKLEGETKTLVKDESNNTGKVLIGTAADMCSSEYPTVFKGKPLVLPSSDCSAKAPLCGDHIPQTSLPSTRDDVKVVSRDDDEKSSGCTHPSTTTRYFKRAPRIGDRRIRKILASKYWKVGSKYKDETLSSPDGNIKPSYRSRKDCYKRQRTQMTVPFKKRKLFDHSSVWASDGGTNSGGFFNSIEKSIGDASGSCTKMQGGTGTSCSVAGQRTSFQRRDSHVKLRIKSFRVPELFIEIPETATVGSLKRTVMDAVTAILGGGLHIGVLLQGKKVRDDNITLLQSGISHDKELDALGFTLEPNPPQSPPPLCSGDSPHLLPGDAPEILARYPLNQEIVDHVNANVLPEPRVANLSNFVESDHDSTPSPTDTSADKSTTDSKALVPIPEMNVEALSVVPALRKSKRSDMAQRRIRRPFSVTEVEALVQAVEKLGTGRWRDVKLRAFDNAKHRTYVDLKDKWKTLVHTARISPQQRRGEPVPQDLLDRVLTAHAHWSQQQAKQQLKQQPETCLLL